Proteins encoded together in one Prunus dulcis chromosome 3, ALMONDv2, whole genome shotgun sequence window:
- the LOC117622662 gene encoding protein trichome birefringence-like 43 has protein sequence MASAFMALLVLQLLQQVNARHSYEAEGGSRCDLYEGRWVFDDLHPLYDSTHCPFIENIFNCQKNGRPDKLYQQYRWQPSACNLPRFSAEDFLQRFKDKRIMFIGDSLSLNQWQSLACMLHTAMPYSEFTIEIPPLKYTTERTLSTFTFPQYNVSVMFARNVFLVDIEKEGSWQVLKLNSVQDTEVWEGMDVLIFNTWHWFIHTGNIQPWDFIQDGENTYRDMNRYVAFEQALETWARWVDKTIDPSKTKVFFQGISPTHFNASLWGFHEGKNCSREMRPLPEPPRFSNPAEVIVEKVLQSMSKPVHLLNITKLSQQRTDAHPSVYGYGAQNGMDCSHWCLAGVPDAWNELLYAELIRN, from the exons ATGGCTTCTGCTTTTATGGCACTTCTGGTGCTGCAACTTTTGCAGCAAGTCAATGCAAGGCATAGTTATGAAGCAGAAGGTGGATCAAGATGTGATTTGTACGAAGGAAGATGGGTTTTTGATGATTTACATCCTCTATACGATTCAACTCACTGCCCCTTCATTGAGAATATTTTCAACTGCCAAAAGAATGGTCGACCTGACAAACTTTACCAGCAATATAGATGGCAGCCATCTGCATGTAACTTACCAAG ATTCAGTGCCGAAGATTTCTTACAAAGATTCAAAGATAAACGCATAATGTTTATTGGAGATTCACTGAGTTTGAATCAATGGCAGTCACTTGCATGCATGCTTCACACAGCCATGCCATACTCTGAGTTCACCATAGAGATCCCACCCCTCAAGTACACCACTGAGAGGACCCTTTCCACATTCACATTTCCG CAATACAATGTTTCGGTGATGTTTGCGCGCAATGTATTTCTTGTTGACATTGAAAAAGAGGGTTCTTGGCAAGTTTTGAAACTCAACTCAGTCCAGGACACCGAAGTATGGGAGGGAATGGatgttttgattttcaatACATGGCATTGGTTTATTCACACCGGGAACATACAACC ATGGGATTTCATTCAAGATGGAGAAAATACATACAGAGACATGAATCGCTACGTTGCCTTCGAGCAGGCTTTGGAAACATGGGCTCGATGGGTGGATAAGACCATAGATCCCTCCAAAACCAAGGTCTTTTTCCAAGGAATTTCACCCACTCATTTCAA TGCAAGCCTTTGGGGTTTCCATGAGGGAAAGAACTGCAGCAGAGAGATGAGACCACTTCCTGAGCCACCAAGATTTTCAAATCCTGCAGAAGTGATAGTAGAGAAAGTGTTGCAAAGTATGTCAAAGCCAGTCCACTTGCTCAACATTACAAAATTGTCACAACAAAGAACAGATGCACACCCATCCGTGTATGGCTATGGTGCCCAAAATGGCATGGACTGCAGCCATTGGTGCCTTGCTGGTGTTCCTGATGCTTGGAATGAACTTCTTTATGCAGAGCTCATTCGGAATTAG
- the LOC117622250 gene encoding protein trichome birefringence-like 43 has product MGALGLGIAFALLVLLPSLEHQVHGKQSNYELKKCDIYQGRWVYDASYPLYDSSLCSFIENAFACQKNGRADELYLKYKWQPFACKLPRFDAEDFLERFRDKRIMFVGDSLSLNQWQSFTCMLHAASPESEYNFERIGSTSTFTFQSHNVSLMLQRNAFLVDMEHNKYGRVLKLNSIDHEDGLAWKEFDVLIFNTWHWWLHTGRKQPWEFIQDGNTLHQDMDRFVAYEKALRTWARWVDKNVDPTKTKVFFQSISPTHWNASFWGNPEGRNCTAETRPLAEQPYPRSPHPAQVIVERVLRGMSKPVNLLNVTALSRLRKDGHPSIYGNEGHRGMDCSHWCLPGVPDTWNQLLYTELIRN; this is encoded by the exons ATGGGTGCACTGGGTTTGGGGATTGCCTTTGCACTTCTGGTGTTGCTACCAAGTTTAGAACACCAAGTGCACGGGAAGCAAAGCAATTACGAGTTGAAGAAGTGTGATATTTATCAAGGAAGATGGGTTTACGATGCTTCTTACCCTCTTTATGATTCAAGCCTCTGCAGCTTCATAGAGAATGCCTTCGCTTGCCAGAAGAATGGTCGAGCCGACGAACTCTATCTCAAATATAAATGGCAACCCTTTGCATGCAAGTTACCTAG GTTTGATGCGGAAGATTTCTTGGAGAGATTTAGAGATAAACGCATCATGTTTGTTGGAGACTCATTAAGTTTGAATCAATGGCAATCATTCACATGTATGCTACATGCAGCCTCGCCTGAATCTGAGTATAACTTTGAGAGAATAGGATCAACCTCTACATTCACATTCCAG AGTCACAATGTTTCTTTGATGCTTCAACGCAATGCCTTTCTTGTTGACATGGAACACAATAAATATGGGAGGGTTTTGAAGCTCAACTCGATCGACCACGAGGATGGCTTAGCCTGGAAGGAATTTGATGTATTGATCTTCAACACATGGCACTGGTGGCTCCACACCGGAAGAAAACAACC GTGGGAATTTATTCAAGATGGAAACACTTTACATCAAGACATGGATCGCTTTGTTGCCTATGAGAAAGCCTTAAGAACTTGGGCTCGGTGGGTGGACAAAAATGTTGATCCTACTAAAACCAAAGTCTTCTTCCAGAGCATTTCACCGACTCATTGGAA TGCAAGTTTTTGGGGAAACCCAGAAGGGAGGAACTGCACAGCAGAAACAAGGCCACTGGCAGAGCAACCATACCCAAGAAGTCCACACCCAGCACAAGTGATTGTGGAGAGAGTTTTGAGAGGCATGTCAAAGCCAGTCAACTTGCTTAATGTGACAGCTCTGTCACGGCTAAGAAAAGACGGTCACCCTTCTATATATGGCAATGAAGGCCACCGTGGCATGGATTGTAGCCACTGGTGTCTTCCTGGAGTTCCTGACACTTGGAACCAGCTCCTATACACTGAGCTCATTCgaaactga